In a single window of the Subtercola sp. PAMC28395 genome:
- a CDS encoding AtzH-like domain-containing protein has product MPATPAAAPEPEPEESPMTNDFLLGDSTLLAAFWRYERALMTNDVVELDALFADSLETVRSDGGAALVGHDAIAEFRAARPAVPQRYLRRVHVRPIDENSAVIVAETVRDDSGTGTQTQLWQRADAESPWAVAVAHVSTAAGVALGAASGGSKIALTEAEERAIWATPEQRRPLRAAGGASATEAGTGTGAASANAGALQGIRVAVKDLFAIDGEIIGAGNPTFATGRAPETVTAPAVQALIDAGAEITGLAQTDELAFSIAGANVHFGTPPNPAAPGHISGGSTSGPASAVALGLADLGLGTDTAGSIRVPGSYTGLYGLRTTHGAVSRERLIPLAPSFDTVGVLARDLATLEAGAAAILATGGGAFLVSDTRGGAAAATAPTTPAEQISPPLAAPTTSGITPGMVPERAPAPIIRIIVDQTLVALADAPTQLTFASALRALSLNSGVPVVDAGAATPHFPLSPDDLDAWFTAFRVVQQYEAWQADAEFVTANPDALDPAIADRFRVASTITDDEASDARATLDRATRTLDAAIPPGSALALPSTSSGAPSLSADPAEIDRVRAATLRLTCLSSLSGLPALTLPYGRSGTLPVGLCLIGSRGADLALIDLAKPRA; this is encoded by the coding sequence ATGCCAGCCACACCAGCCGCTGCGCCGGAGCCCGAACCAGAAGAGAGCCCGATGACCAACGACTTCCTGCTCGGCGATTCCACACTGCTCGCCGCCTTCTGGCGCTACGAACGTGCGCTGATGACGAATGATGTTGTGGAGCTCGACGCCCTCTTCGCGGACTCGCTCGAAACCGTGCGCAGCGACGGGGGAGCCGCGCTGGTCGGCCATGACGCCATCGCCGAATTCAGGGCTGCCCGCCCTGCGGTTCCGCAGCGGTACCTCCGGCGGGTGCACGTGCGACCGATCGACGAGAATTCAGCGGTCATCGTCGCTGAGACGGTGCGCGACGACTCCGGCACCGGCACCCAGACCCAGTTGTGGCAGCGCGCCGACGCGGAGTCCCCGTGGGCGGTCGCCGTCGCGCACGTTTCGACCGCGGCGGGAGTAGCGCTGGGCGCCGCGTCCGGAGGGTCGAAGATTGCGCTGACCGAGGCGGAGGAGCGCGCCATCTGGGCGACCCCCGAACAGCGACGCCCGTTGCGCGCCGCTGGCGGAGCATCAGCGACCGAAGCCGGCACGGGCACCGGTGCGGCATCGGCCAACGCGGGCGCACTGCAGGGCATCCGGGTCGCCGTCAAAGACCTGTTCGCCATCGACGGCGAGATCATCGGTGCCGGAAACCCCACTTTCGCCACTGGCCGGGCACCCGAAACTGTAACCGCACCCGCCGTGCAGGCGCTCATCGACGCCGGCGCCGAGATCACGGGGCTCGCCCAGACCGACGAGTTGGCGTTCTCCATCGCCGGCGCGAACGTGCACTTCGGTACGCCTCCCAACCCCGCTGCACCCGGCCACATCTCTGGCGGGTCGACGAGCGGTCCAGCCTCTGCGGTCGCACTCGGCCTCGCCGACCTCGGGCTCGGCACAGACACGGCCGGGTCGATCCGGGTGCCTGGCTCCTACACCGGGCTCTACGGTCTTCGAACGACGCACGGCGCCGTCTCGCGCGAGCGGCTCATCCCGCTGGCGCCGAGTTTCGACACCGTCGGTGTACTCGCCCGCGACCTTGCGACCCTCGAAGCTGGCGCGGCGGCGATCCTCGCAACGGGCGGCGGCGCTTTCCTGGTGAGCGACACCCGTGGTGGTGCGGCCGCCGCAACCGCACCTACAACCCCGGCCGAGCAGATTTCGCCGCCCCTGGCTGCGCCGACGACCTCTGGCATCACCCCAGGCATGGTGCCCGAACGGGCGCCGGCCCCGATCATCCGGATCATCGTCGACCAGACACTCGTCGCCCTCGCCGACGCACCCACGCAGCTGACGTTCGCCAGCGCCCTGCGCGCGCTCTCGCTCAATTCAGGGGTTCCGGTTGTCGATGCAGGTGCCGCAACCCCGCACTTCCCCCTTTCACCCGACGACCTCGACGCGTGGTTCACAGCGTTCCGCGTCGTGCAGCAGTACGAAGCCTGGCAGGCCGATGCCGAATTCGTCACAGCCAACCCCGACGCTCTCGACCCTGCCATCGCCGACCGGTTCCGTGTCGCGAGCACGATCACCGACGACGAAGCATCGGATGCCCGGGCCACCCTCGACCGCGCCACCCGCACCCTCGACGCGGCCATCCCCCCGGGGTCGGCCCTCGCCCTGCCTTCGACCTCCAGCGGCGCGCCCAGCCTTAGCGCCGATCCAGCCGAGATCGACCGCGTGCGTGCGGCGACCCTCCGCCTCACCTGCCTCTCGTCGCTGTCGGGCCTGCCGGCCCTCACCCTCCCGTACGGACGCTCAGGCACCCTCCCCGTCGGGCTCTGCCTCATCGGCTCCCGCGGCGCCGACCTCGCCCTGATCGACCTGGCCAAGCCTCGCGCCTGA
- a CDS encoding bifunctional diguanylate cyclase/phosphodiesterase codes for MPGSRVGEDSVPDTGDESYFREPNLLKPPAVSSVAGSSVYDLSDSGPSVTDLASSDAPDPDAPDPDAPDPDAPFPDAPDPADLPDHDPPVLPEPVHSVWSEIRVAGVLVPLQIGRAYFWPVSAAVVAVLVLGALNAAKLVFSDLPSDVAAPADLAYFLALFVSTLLVTDFRLSVGRLASLPSVSLAVSLLVTVDYANQFFLSIAVWTLGFFFGLLLNSRNPSLSLYGSGLAALGATTWVAVVKTLAGADVWPVAYIPLATAAYLTVILGIEFARQKGRWSIQHTFGVSGFSSRRLLGVLFAISALALAIGYIYSSLYVLLVEVNQTHRAAGIILLAGAILFLASKWRQQRALRRRLKGLTDAALRLPWDTSRGLEAIAVEMVNNTIVADHVDVRATKPGHNEIGYSVRLAPDQEAYLVASREVSAVPFARDDERALEALAHLATEAARVTEDMADLVLRANSDSLTGLPNYSAFRTALAKANEERSYSGAIAVLFIDLDSFKQLNDRRGHHVGDVMLIAIADRLRDAARPGDVVARVGGDEFVVVLTELRTLLEAKELAERITAAAGSPIFYEDTELRPILSVGLAFSAHRETDPNQLVIDADSSMLAVKKSRRQGGPSSESTINISPHRSARINDIVADAIDNEKLTVVFQPIVNMIENRIWGYEALVRLTDPDLGAISPGALVERAKSFGRMDELTRQVMSKAMTAARAIQLIEPSIATMTVNLEVGQITDDHLGLFAKNLADRYPSISLCLELNERSLRYVTDDLRRQSQALRDHGILIAIDDYGSENSSVGSLVRIPMDIIKLDRSLIDDLDDYRQREVVKALQSFSDSTDYLTIVEGIESKETAEILRRVGVRNAQGYYYGVPATYEQVVDRLNRHGTVALVPPAPKAR; via the coding sequence ATGCCGGGCAGCCGAGTAGGCGAAGACTCCGTCCCCGACACGGGTGACGAGAGCTATTTTCGGGAGCCGAACCTTCTGAAGCCCCCAGCAGTCTCGAGTGTGGCCGGCTCGAGCGTATACGACCTGAGCGACTCCGGACCGAGCGTAACCGACCTGGCATCGTCCGACGCTCCAGACCCCGACGCTCCAGACCCCGACGCTCCAGACCCCGACGCTCCATTCCCCGACGCTCCAGACCCCGCCGACCTCCCCGACCACGACCCGCCGGTGCTTCCCGAACCCGTGCACTCCGTCTGGTCCGAGATCCGCGTCGCCGGAGTCCTGGTTCCCCTGCAGATCGGCCGGGCGTACTTCTGGCCCGTCTCCGCAGCGGTTGTGGCCGTGCTGGTACTCGGCGCACTGAACGCCGCAAAACTCGTCTTCTCTGACCTCCCGAGCGACGTCGCAGCGCCAGCCGACCTCGCGTACTTCCTGGCGCTCTTCGTCAGTACCCTCCTGGTCACCGACTTCAGGCTGAGCGTCGGCCGCCTCGCCTCCCTGCCATCCGTGAGCCTCGCGGTCTCGCTGCTCGTGACGGTCGATTACGCCAACCAGTTCTTTCTCTCCATCGCTGTCTGGACCCTGGGCTTCTTCTTCGGCCTCCTGCTGAACTCCCGCAATCCCAGCCTCTCCCTCTACGGCAGCGGCCTTGCCGCCCTCGGCGCCACGACCTGGGTCGCTGTGGTCAAGACGCTCGCCGGTGCTGATGTCTGGCCCGTCGCCTACATTCCGCTTGCGACGGCGGCCTATCTGACCGTGATACTCGGAATCGAGTTCGCCCGGCAGAAGGGTCGATGGAGCATTCAGCACACCTTCGGAGTCTCTGGGTTCAGTTCCAGGCGCCTGCTCGGTGTGTTATTCGCGATCAGTGCCCTTGCCCTGGCAATCGGATACATCTACTCGTCGCTCTACGTGCTGCTCGTCGAAGTGAACCAGACGCATCGCGCCGCGGGGATCATTCTGCTCGCCGGCGCGATTCTCTTTCTCGCCTCGAAATGGCGGCAGCAGCGTGCGCTTCGCCGCCGCCTGAAGGGGCTGACCGACGCAGCGCTTCGCCTGCCGTGGGACACCAGCCGCGGGCTGGAGGCGATAGCCGTCGAGATGGTCAACAACACCATCGTCGCCGACCACGTCGATGTGCGTGCAACAAAACCGGGTCACAACGAGATCGGCTATTCCGTGCGGCTTGCCCCAGACCAGGAGGCCTATCTCGTCGCCTCGCGCGAGGTGAGCGCTGTGCCGTTCGCCCGCGACGATGAGCGCGCTCTCGAAGCCCTCGCGCACCTCGCGACCGAGGCTGCGCGCGTCACCGAAGACATGGCAGACCTCGTTCTGCGGGCCAACAGCGACTCCCTTACGGGCTTGCCCAACTACAGCGCGTTTCGCACCGCACTGGCGAAGGCGAACGAAGAACGCTCGTACTCCGGCGCGATCGCCGTGCTCTTCATCGACCTCGACAGCTTCAAACAGCTCAACGACCGACGCGGGCACCACGTCGGCGATGTCATGCTCATCGCCATCGCCGATCGACTTCGCGATGCCGCCCGCCCGGGCGACGTCGTGGCCCGTGTCGGCGGCGACGAATTCGTCGTCGTACTCACCGAACTCCGCACCCTGCTCGAGGCGAAAGAGCTCGCCGAGCGCATCACAGCAGCTGCCGGCAGCCCGATCTTCTACGAAGACACCGAGCTGCGGCCGATCCTCAGCGTGGGCCTCGCGTTCTCCGCCCACCGCGAGACCGACCCGAACCAGCTGGTCATCGACGCCGACAGCAGCATGCTCGCCGTGAAGAAGTCGCGCCGCCAGGGCGGCCCCAGCTCCGAGAGCACCATCAACATCTCTCCCCACCGCTCGGCCCGAATCAATGACATCGTTGCCGACGCCATCGACAACGAGAAGCTGACCGTCGTCTTCCAGCCGATCGTCAACATGATCGAGAACCGCATCTGGGGTTATGAGGCACTGGTTCGTCTCACCGACCCCGACCTCGGCGCCATCTCGCCGGGCGCACTCGTCGAGCGTGCGAAGAGCTTCGGGCGCATGGATGAGCTCACCCGCCAGGTCATGTCGAAAGCGATGACCGCGGCAAGGGCCATCCAGCTCATCGAGCCCTCCATCGCGACCATGACGGTCAACCTCGAGGTCGGGCAGATCACGGATGATCACCTCGGGCTGTTCGCGAAGAACCTCGCCGACCGCTACCCCTCCATCTCGCTGTGTCTCGAACTCAATGAGCGTTCGCTACGGTACGTCACCGACGATCTGCGCAGGCAATCCCAGGCGCTCAGAGATCACGGCATCCTCATCGCGATCGACGACTACGGCTCGGAGAACTCCTCGGTCGGCTCGCTCGTGCGCATCCCGATGGACATCATCAAGCTCGACCGCAGCCTGATCGACGACCTCGACGACTATCGCCAGCGCGAGGTCGTCAAGGCACTGCAGAGCTTCAGCGACTCCACCGACTACCTCACCATCGTCGAGGGCATCGAGTCGAAGGAGACAGCAGAGATCCTCCGCCGCGTCGGCGTTCGCAACGCCCAGGGCTACTACTACGGCGTGCCTGCGACCTACGAGCAGGTCGTCGACCGCTTGAACCGGCACGGCACGGTCGCCCTGGTGCCCCCTGCGCCCAAGGCACGCTGA
- a CDS encoding aspartate kinase, with product MSLIVQKYGGSSVADAESIKRVAKRIVETRKAGNEVVVAVSAMGDSTDELLDLAHQVTPIPAPRELDMLLTAGERISMALLAMAIKSMGHDARSFTGSQAGMITDARHGQARIVDVTPGRVRDALDEGAIAIVAGFQGFNRGTGDITTLGRGGSDTTAVALAAALDADVCEIYTDVDGIYTADPRVVPRAHKIDRISSEEMLELAANGAKVLYIRAVEYARRHGVTLHVRSSFNNNEGTIVFNESATEESIAAAVRTSTGTIPVQSPDPSNPTQKSETTVEEPLIAGVATDLSEAKITVVGVPDIPGKAAQIFNIVAKTGANIDMIVQNVSAASTGLTDISFTLPKSDGQTVLTTLTAEQSEVGFASLQYDDQIGKLALVGAGMRTNAGVSAKLFTALYEAGINIEMISTSEIRISVVTRADTVNDALRVVHTAFGLDGEEEAIVHAGTGR from the coding sequence GTGAGTTTGATCGTGCAAAAGTACGGCGGATCATCCGTCGCCGATGCCGAGAGCATCAAGCGGGTCGCCAAGCGCATCGTCGAGACCCGCAAGGCCGGCAACGAGGTCGTCGTGGCCGTGAGCGCCATGGGCGACTCCACCGACGAACTGCTCGACCTCGCGCACCAGGTGACGCCGATTCCGGCCCCCCGCGAACTCGACATGCTGCTCACCGCCGGCGAGCGCATCTCCATGGCCCTGCTCGCCATGGCGATCAAGAGCATGGGCCACGACGCCCGGTCGTTCACCGGCAGCCAGGCCGGCATGATCACGGATGCCCGGCACGGCCAGGCCCGCATCGTCGACGTGACTCCGGGCCGCGTCCGCGACGCGCTCGACGAAGGCGCCATCGCGATCGTCGCCGGCTTCCAGGGATTCAACCGGGGAACCGGTGACATCACCACCCTCGGCCGCGGCGGGTCTGACACCACCGCCGTCGCCCTCGCCGCTGCTCTCGACGCCGACGTGTGCGAGATCTACACCGACGTCGACGGCATCTACACGGCAGACCCGCGCGTCGTGCCCCGCGCGCACAAGATCGACCGCATCTCGAGCGAAGAGATGCTCGAACTCGCCGCCAACGGGGCCAAGGTCCTCTATATTCGCGCGGTGGAATATGCCCGCCGTCACGGGGTGACCCTGCACGTGCGCTCGTCGTTCAACAACAACGAAGGCACCATCGTCTTCAACGAGAGCGCCACAGAAGAGTCGATCGCCGCGGCCGTGCGCACGAGCACCGGTACGATCCCCGTCCAGAGTCCAGACCCCTCGAACCCCACACAGAAGAGCGAGACCACCGTGGAAGAGCCACTCATCGCCGGCGTTGCCACCGACCTCAGTGAGGCCAAGATCACCGTCGTCGGCGTGCCCGACATTCCCGGCAAGGCAGCGCAGATCTTCAACATCGTCGCCAAGACCGGCGCGAACATCGACATGATCGTGCAGAACGTCAGTGCAGCATCCACCGGCCTCACTGACATCTCGTTCACGCTTCCGAAGTCTGACGGGCAGACCGTGCTCACCACCCTGACGGCCGAGCAGTCCGAAGTCGGGTTCGCAAGCCTGCAGTACGACGACCAGATCGGCAAGCTCGCCCTCGTCGGTGCCGGCATGCGCACCAACGCCGGCGTCTCAGCCAAACTCTTCACCGCGCTCTACGAGGCCGGCATCAACATCGAGATGATCTCCACCAGCGAGATCCGCATCTCGGTCGTCACCCGCGCCGACACCGTGAACGACGCCCTCCGTGTCGTTCACACCGCCTTCGGGCTCGACGGCGAAGAAGAGGCCATCGTGCACGCCGGCACCGGCCGCTGA
- a CDS encoding right-handed parallel beta-helix repeat-containing protein, whose product MKSWRASGWLALGLATIVVLSGCSASVTTSSAPQPTTTSVAGCPAGELLSSSDELSSALASARPGTVLLLAPGTYSGHFTATTAASAASPITLCGDRSAVIDGGSLDSGSALHLTGAQFWRLMGFSVSGAQKGILLDNSSNNTLSNLSVTSVGDEAVHLRLGSSDNLVQNNTIGQTGLAEAKFGEGIYVGTAQSNWCTLSHCNPDQSDRNRLVGNTISATTAENIDIKEGTTGGQVTGNSFDGSRATEVDSLVDVKGNNWMIGSNTGRNSPVDGAQVHVIVAPWGSNNTFAANSFAAASNGFAVNIVGAARDAGNVVLCDNVVVVEGASMPATAYADGVDPRLSNKKCQRTA is encoded by the coding sequence GTGAAGAGCTGGCGGGCATCCGGATGGCTGGCGCTCGGCCTCGCCACCATCGTGGTGCTCAGCGGGTGCTCGGCCAGCGTGACCACGTCGTCGGCACCACAACCCACAACGACCTCCGTTGCCGGTTGCCCGGCCGGGGAGCTACTGTCATCGTCTGACGAGTTGAGCTCCGCACTCGCTTCAGCACGACCCGGCACCGTTCTGCTTCTCGCGCCCGGCACCTACAGTGGGCACTTCACGGCAACGACTGCAGCGTCGGCGGCCTCCCCCATCACGCTCTGCGGCGACCGGAGCGCGGTGATCGACGGCGGCTCTCTCGATTCGGGCTCCGCGCTGCATCTCACCGGGGCGCAGTTCTGGCGCCTCATGGGCTTCTCTGTCAGCGGAGCCCAGAAGGGCATCCTGCTCGACAACTCATCGAACAACACCCTCTCGAACCTGTCGGTCACCTCGGTCGGCGACGAGGCGGTGCATCTGCGCCTGGGCAGCAGCGACAACCTCGTGCAGAACAACACGATCGGCCAGACCGGGCTCGCCGAGGCGAAGTTCGGCGAGGGCATCTACGTGGGAACGGCCCAGTCGAACTGGTGCACCCTCTCTCACTGCAACCCCGACCAGAGCGACCGCAACCGCCTGGTCGGCAATACGATTTCGGCGACAACCGCCGAGAACATCGACATCAAAGAGGGAACCACTGGTGGGCAGGTCACCGGCAACTCCTTCGACGGCAGCCGCGCGACCGAGGTGGATTCGCTCGTCGACGTCAAAGGCAACAACTGGATGATCGGCTCGAACACCGGCCGGAACTCCCCCGTCGACGGTGCACAGGTGCACGTCATCGTGGCACCGTGGGGCTCGAACAACACCTTCGCCGCGAACTCCTTCGCTGCAGCGTCGAACGGATTCGCGGTGAACATCGTCGGCGCTGCGAGAGACGCGGGCAACGTCGTGCTCTGTGACAACGTGGTCGTGGTGGAGGGCGCATCTATGCCCGCAACGGCATATGCCGATGGCGTCGATCCGCGGCTTAGCAACAAGAAATGCCAAAGAACGGCCTAA
- a CDS encoding glycosyltransferase, with translation MSARTGADAHGAGTGRSVGVGRAVMVYALVLPSVAFSSHVLLLPNAVWGTQHTFWWLLPFGVFGIISWSLWLLRKILSSTTRPVVNDYRAATTVVVPSFHEDPNVLLRCLETWRRQGPSRIIIVLDVADLEAEERINALGHHNVDVIMFKHRGKRSALGEGIRAVQTELVILVDSDTAWEDGMHDAIQMPFIDAAVGAVSTRQNVYQPKSSVWRRVADWIIDLRYYDYAPAMGRFGGIVCASGRTSAYRLAIILPKLPQLEHEIFMGRECVAGDDGRLTWLVLSQGYRVTHQDSARALSMFPDTFRAFVKQRVRWSRNSYRCYFTAIRTGWIWRVPLISQLTIMQIIFTPVSMAVAVVYVIAAAWSANPIPAIVFALLWVFIGRGIRGISHLWRRPEDIWLLPLVTIITAFIALPIKTYALFTMNTQGWLTRSADSIGGEGQTEASLAPRDKAAGGDAARGEAQSGEVLTGEGLTGEAASAERKHDRLPEASAAEKAAR, from the coding sequence GTGTCTGCGCGAACGGGTGCCGATGCTCACGGCGCCGGAACCGGTCGAAGTGTGGGGGTGGGGCGAGCCGTGATGGTCTACGCACTGGTCCTCCCGAGCGTCGCCTTCTCCAGCCACGTACTCCTGCTTCCCAATGCGGTCTGGGGCACGCAGCACACCTTCTGGTGGTTGCTGCCGTTCGGCGTCTTCGGCATCATCTCCTGGAGCCTCTGGCTGCTGCGCAAGATCCTCTCCTCCACAACACGGCCCGTCGTGAACGACTATCGGGCCGCCACGACCGTGGTGGTGCCGTCATTCCACGAAGACCCGAACGTGCTACTGCGCTGCCTCGAGACCTGGCGGCGACAGGGCCCGTCCCGCATCATCATCGTTCTCGACGTGGCCGACCTCGAGGCCGAAGAGCGCATCAACGCACTCGGACACCACAACGTCGACGTCATCATGTTCAAACACCGGGGAAAACGCTCGGCATTGGGTGAGGGCATCCGGGCCGTCCAGACCGAGCTCGTCATACTGGTCGACTCCGACACGGCGTGGGAAGACGGCATGCACGACGCCATCCAGATGCCCTTCATCGACGCTGCCGTCGGTGCGGTGAGCACCCGCCAGAACGTCTACCAACCGAAATCGAGCGTCTGGCGCCGCGTCGCCGACTGGATCATCGACCTCCGGTACTACGACTACGCCCCCGCAATGGGTAGGTTCGGCGGCATCGTCTGCGCTTCAGGTCGCACCAGCGCGTATCGTCTGGCGATCATCCTGCCCAAGCTTCCCCAGCTCGAACACGAGATCTTCATGGGCCGCGAGTGTGTTGCCGGCGACGACGGGCGCCTCACCTGGCTCGTGCTCTCGCAGGGCTACCGCGTGACCCATCAAGACAGCGCCAGGGCCCTCTCGATGTTCCCCGACACCTTTCGCGCCTTCGTCAAACAGCGTGTGCGCTGGAGTCGCAACTCCTATCGCTGCTACTTCACTGCCATTCGCACCGGCTGGATCTGGCGCGTACCTCTTATCTCCCAGCTCACCATCATGCAGATCATCTTCACGCCCGTGAGTATGGCCGTCGCCGTGGTCTACGTGATCGCTGCGGCCTGGTCGGCGAACCCCATTCCCGCCATCGTCTTTGCCCTGCTCTGGGTGTTCATCGGGCGCGGAATCCGCGGAATCTCGCACCTCTGGCGTCGCCCCGAAGACATCTGGCTCCTGCCGTTGGTCACCATCATCACCGCCTTCATCGCACTGCCCATCAAGACCTATGCACTCTTCACCATGAACACACAGGGCTGGCTCACCCGCTCGGCCGACTCGATCGGCGGCGAGGGCCAGACTGAGGCGAGCCTCGCCCCCCGCGACAAGGCTGCGGGTGGCGACGCCGCGCGGGGTGAGGCCCAGAGTGGCGAGGTTCTGACTGGCGAGGGTCTGACTGGTGAGGCGGCGAGTGCGGAGCGTAAGCACGACCGGCTGCCCGAGGCATCCGCGGCCGAGAAGGCAGCACGCTGA
- a CDS encoding cupin domain-containing protein, whose amino-acid sequence MSGAAPVVRNLADLPGYLISTGDTVVLAELAGPAQGSSTSVFLEIWEPGGAQPLNSHAESAEIFIVLAGSAEAHSDDAVLPLRPGDVLTLQPGSEHRIVNASATEKLYTITIMANDGGFAALVTGGTRVPLAAADLDVLVRGLSASA is encoded by the coding sequence ATGAGTGGAGCAGCACCCGTTGTACGAAATCTGGCCGATCTGCCTGGTTACCTGATCAGCACGGGCGACACGGTGGTGCTGGCCGAGCTCGCGGGCCCCGCGCAGGGAAGTTCTACCAGCGTCTTTCTCGAGATCTGGGAGCCCGGCGGTGCGCAGCCGCTCAACTCGCACGCGGAGTCGGCCGAGATCTTCATCGTGTTGGCGGGATCGGCCGAGGCGCACTCCGATGACGCAGTGCTGCCGTTGAGGCCGGGGGATGTTCTGACGCTGCAGCCCGGTTCGGAGCACCGCATCGTGAATGCGTCGGCGACCGAGAAGCTCTACACGATCACGATAATGGCGAACGACGGCGGCTTCGCGGCGCTGGTGACAGGCGGCACGAGGGTTCCGCTCGCGGCGGCCGACCTCGACGTGCTCGTGCGGGGGCTCTCCGCGTCGGCGTGA
- a CDS encoding aspartate-semialdehyde dehydrogenase produces the protein MSDSAQTPASATVTPGTSTPGLNVGVVGATGQVGKVMRQLLDDRQFPIKSIRFFASARSAGSTLTFRGEEIVVEDASTADPTGLDIALFSAGATGSRALAPKFAAAGVTVIDNSSAWRMDPDVPLVVSEVNPHAIDEARKGIIANPNCTTMAAMPVLKVLHAEAGLERLIVSTYQAVSGSGLAGAEELATQAASAIAQGNVLDLVHDGAAVTFPAPVKYVRPIAFDVIPFAGNLVDDGLNETDEEKKLRNESRKILELPELLVSGTCVRVPVFTGHSLSINAEFARPLSPERALELLSTAPGVQVTDVPTPLEAAGTDPSYVGRIRTDEGVPNGRGLALFISNDNLRKGAALNAVQIAEIFAARAAVAVSGASAAAAAASVEPALSV, from the coding sequence GTGAGCGATTCAGCCCAGACCCCCGCATCAGCCACCGTCACCCCCGGCACCTCCACCCCGGGCCTCAACGTCGGCGTCGTCGGCGCCACGGGCCAGGTCGGCAAGGTCATGCGCCAGCTGCTGGATGATCGCCAATTCCCAATCAAGAGCATCCGGTTCTTCGCCAGCGCTCGCTCCGCTGGGTCGACCCTGACGTTCCGCGGCGAAGAGATCGTCGTCGAAGACGCCTCCACTGCCGACCCCACCGGACTCGACATCGCCCTCTTCTCCGCAGGGGCCACCGGCTCGCGCGCCCTGGCCCCGAAGTTCGCCGCGGCCGGCGTCACCGTCATCGACAACTCCAGCGCGTGGCGCATGGACCCCGACGTCCCCCTCGTCGTCAGCGAGGTCAACCCGCACGCGATCGACGAAGCACGCAAGGGCATCATCGCCAACCCGAACTGCACCACCATGGCCGCCATGCCTGTGCTCAAAGTGCTGCACGCCGAAGCCGGCCTCGAACGCCTCATCGTCAGCACCTACCAGGCCGTCTCGGGCAGCGGTCTCGCCGGCGCTGAAGAGCTTGCCACCCAGGCCGCCTCGGCCATCGCCCAGGGCAACGTGCTCGACCTCGTGCACGACGGGGCCGCCGTCACGTTCCCCGCACCCGTCAAGTACGTGCGCCCCATCGCCTTCGACGTCATCCCCTTCGCCGGCAACCTCGTCGACGACGGCCTGAATGAGACCGACGAAGAGAAGAAGCTGCGCAACGAGAGCCGTAAGATCCTCGAACTGCCCGAGCTCCTCGTCAGCGGCACCTGCGTTCGCGTGCCCGTCTTCACCGGCCACTCCCTCTCGATCAACGCCGAATTCGCCCGCCCGCTCAGCCCAGAGCGCGCCCTCGAGCTCCTGTCGACTGCGCCGGGCGTGCAGGTGACGGATGTTCCGACCCCCCTCGAAGCAGCCGGAACCGACCCCAGCTACGTCGGTCGCATCCGCACAGACGAAGGTGTGCCGAATGGCCGGGGCCTTGCTCTGTTCATCAGCAACGACAACCTGCGGAAGGGTGCCGCGCTCAACGCGGTGCAGATCGCCGAGATCTTCGCCGCACGTGCTGCTGTTGCTGTCTCGGGTGCGTCGGCCGCTGCAGCCGCAGCATCGGTGGAGCCCGCACTCTCGGTCTAG
- a CDS encoding response regulator codes for MTEKRKRLAIIDDHNLVLDGLSTWFAANAPDFDLVISVSAWSELIRHPAFPPDVVLMDFQLVEPLTIESRVGLCKAAGAAVVVMSAVTSTAEIGRILNAGASRFVSKSQPAAELLAAVRDSVTPPPAWEYTPSWGSKPASGGQGEAPAGMAGVNAGAQSQTQLQSALQPPATLAPSPPALPRPPRFSDKDIAILNLYANGHNPVEVAMMQNIRAETVRKALERMRAAYETVGRPADDRETLIRRAAEDGYLS; via the coding sequence ATGACTGAGAAGCGCAAACGCCTGGCGATCATCGACGACCACAACCTGGTTCTCGACGGCCTGTCGACCTGGTTCGCCGCCAACGCTCCCGATTTCGACCTCGTCATCTCCGTTTCGGCGTGGTCTGAGCTCATTCGCCACCCTGCTTTCCCACCTGACGTCGTGCTCATGGACTTCCAGCTGGTCGAACCGCTCACCATCGAGTCCCGCGTCGGCCTCTGCAAGGCGGCCGGCGCGGCTGTCGTGGTGATGAGCGCCGTCACCAGCACGGCCGAGATCGGCCGCATCCTGAACGCAGGGGCTTCGCGTTTCGTGTCGAAATCGCAGCCCGCCGCTGAACTTCTCGCCGCCGTGCGGGACTCAGTCACCCCTCCGCCCGCCTGGGAATACACGCCGTCCTGGGGTTCGAAGCCGGCGTCAGGCGGCCAGGGCGAGGCCCCCGCGGGCATGGCAGGGGTGAACGCAGGGGCGCAGTCGCAGACTCAACTTCAGTCTGCGTTGCAGCCGCCCGCAACGCTGGCCCCATCGCCGCCCGCTCTGCCGCGCCCGCCGCGTTTCAGCGACAAAGACATCGCGATCCTGAACCTCTACGCCAACGGCCACAACCCGGTCGAGGTCGCAATGATGCAGAACATCCGCGCAGAGACCGTGCGCAAGGCCCTCGAGCGAATGCGTGCTGCCTACGAGACCGTGGGCAGGCCGGCGGATGATCGGGAGACCCTCATTCGCAGGGCCGCCGAAGACGGCTACCTGAGCTGA